In a genomic window of Suricata suricatta isolate VVHF042 chromosome 12, meerkat_22Aug2017_6uvM2_HiC, whole genome shotgun sequence:
- the LOC115273099 gene encoding uncharacterized protein LOC115273099 → MAKGCDSHHGCSGFKSSSGPCLPLSAPCFPKLGDWGGRGLRPSAGVKHLVGSKCCVNRAETQSPTAAKVPRQQESTSCHPRQGPQEPKTEQHQGRMWMPPGTPGEKMGLQDLPKEERDGGDTASPAVRRPGLLGEARGGKTEAQRGKGQDVAEAELHTRPAGVLGPLRTGDTAGKSSDPGACLGSQHVSGRDRQETRHMIWAPTPGPS, encoded by the exons ATGGCTAAGGGCTGCGATTCCCACCACGGCTGCTCCGGGTTCAAGTCCAGCTCTGGGccctgtttgcctctctctgcaccttgctTTCCCAAGCTAGgagactggggagggaggggactcaGGCCATCAGCTGGTGTGAAACACTTAGTGGGGAGTAAGTGCTGCGTTAAcagagctgaaacccagagcCCGACAGCAGCCAAGGTTCCAAGACAGCAGGAGAGCACCTCGTGTCACCCACGTCAGGGCCCGCAGGAGCCGAAGACGGAGCAGCACCAGGGGCGAATGTGGATGCCCCCGGGCACTCCAGGGGAGAAAATG GGGCTGCAAGATCTccccaaggaagagagagatggtggAGACACAGCATCTCCGGCAGTCAGGAGGCCAGGCCTCCTGGGTGAGGCCCGAG GcggaaaaactgaggcccagagagggaaaggccAGGACGTGGCTGAGGCAGAGCTCCACACCAGGCCTGCCGGAGTCCTGGGCCCACTCCGCACTGGGGACACGGCAGGGAAGAGCAGTGACCCAGGCGCCTGCCTGGGGAGCCAGCACGTCAgcgggagagacagacaggaaacAAG ACACATGATCTGGGCCCCGACCCCTGGCCCCTCATAA